Proteins found in one Lycium ferocissimum isolate CSIRO_LF1 chromosome 6, AGI_CSIRO_Lferr_CH_V1, whole genome shotgun sequence genomic segment:
- the LOC132060451 gene encoding uncharacterized protein LOC132060451, translated as MNWLTPFKELLAKQMASVSIKEGEGNALVADKRNFKGRQKRSGSGEMTHSQFHEGSSSSRQKEESSNNGKKTIKCYRCGEVRHIKRFCRAKESYMAQTEGASEKEDWGRCFVAETRVVDALASLNFERGWIVDLGCGHHLTEDESKFFNFQENNGCDEDTGVINKKQENCKDVQTSDVVAATEEINEADPETGNKSVDVEGVEVEPEHEVSETIYDNGDHSGESIEGVVVEVEVSGQ; from the exons ATGAATTGGCTAACACCATTCAAG GAGCTACTAGCCAAACAGATGGCTAGTGTGTCTATCAAAGAAGGGGAAGGAAATGCTCTTGTAGCTGACAAGAGGAATTTTAAAGGAAGACAAAAGCGAAGTGGCTCAGGAGAGATGACACATTCTCAATTCCATGAGGGATCAAGCTCGTCAAGACAGAAGGAAGAGTCTTCTAATAATGGTAAGAAGACTATTAAATGTTATCGATGTGGTGAAGTACGACACATAAAAAGATTTTGCCGAGCCAAGGAAAGCTACATGGCTCAAACTGAGGGAGCTTCTGAAAAAGAAGATTGGGGAAGGTGCTTTGTAGCTGAGACTCGAGTAGTAGATGCCTTGGCTTCTCTCAATTTTGAAAGAGGCTGGATCGTGGATTTAGGATGTGGGCACCATCTCACTGAAGATGAATCTaaatttttcaacttccaagaAAACAATGGTTGTGAT GAAGACACTGGTGTCATCAACAAGAAGCAAGAAAATTGTAAAGATGTTCAGACTAGTGACGTGGTAGCTGCTACCGAGGAAATCAACGAAGCAGATCCTGAAACTGGTAACAAAAGTGTGGACGTAGAGGGTGTTGAAGTAGAACCGGAGCATGAAGTTTCTGAAACTATATATGACAATGGTGACCATTCCGGAGAAAGCATTGAGGGAGTTGTAGTGGAAGTTGAAGTCTCTGGTCAATAA